The Humulus lupulus chromosome 7, drHumLupu1.1, whole genome shotgun sequence region gatggaaagactaaaccatagaaaacatacttactgacttatatgcttaaaagcttggattccctaaccaaaataagaataaggttaggggactgagtagaaggttttgagaaaagaaataacataaaatacagaaaggaactagagttttgggtttacctcaaagattgcaagatcactctaaccttcaccgaaatactatagaactcacttcccaaagtgtttgataagcttatgatgtttaagcttatagtttttccccaaaccaagtgtttacactctcacactcacttaacactagcagcttctgaacttagagcaaatggtgaataatggctgggtactaggtcctatttatagagtttggagatgaaaagatcttgattttacttgaataaaaataatggctttttaggtgaaaatcatttgaataatcgttcagcagaggctgaagactcgttcaaaagatgctggactgttgaaggagtttgaatggctgaaaggaaatgaattcaaaagagtttgaatccatgctgaaggaggcgatatatcgccccctgtaggcgatatatcgcctgggccagtatgcccgaggcgaccgtgcatcgtttcgtgttttccgtatctacgtgctgcgacatatcgccccctatagctgcgatatatcggcacacactgaatatttaaacacgaaattacacatttttagctaagtttgaatggagtaaacagccttgactaagccctcaacgtactcaaagctgctgactgaccctataacattcaaactttactccttattatatttaatcctcaaaaatcttaatccttaattaccattcaaaacatgtgcttaaaatcctattggttgatgtctaaaccttataatataataatataatccttaatatcagtcacattaatcaaaccttaggttatacttaatattcttaaactataggttaaacttagaaaatctataagtactactatgagtgtccaaataattcccggtctgaaccaaaaatccatagtaacaaagataatgctataaatactatcatactactatctatcttagctaagtaaagttcttggactctacagtttaagaagtgtgagttctagttacctgaagtgacattccttggacatattgtaggtgcagatgggattaaggtggatccatctaagatagaggcagttagggattggccgaggccaaggaacgcctcggaggtgcagagttttctGGGGTTAGCAAGtaactacagacggtttgtagagggcttttcgaagatagcagcaccgatgacaaaattgacaagaaagaatctgaagtttatctggtcagacaagtgagAAGACAGTTTCTAGGAgttgaagcaacgacttattacagtgccagtgttgagtcttccttcgggggaagggaagtttgttgtctattgtgatgcatcgaggttaggCTTAGGttatgtgttgatgcagaatgagaaggttatagcttatgcatcacgacagctgaaggagtatgagcagcgatatcctactcatgatttggagctggcagtgGTGGTTTTTGCGctaaagatttggcgacattatctgtacggggagaagtgcgaggtatatactgaccataagagcctgaagtatttctttacacagaaggacctgaatatgagacagaggcattggctagagctggtaaaggattatgattgtgatattctttaccatccggggaaagccaatgtggtggcggatgcattgagccgcagaggtccaggtcagttgtatagttctgttCAGATTTCAAGGGAGCTAGCTGAAGAGATGGttagagcggggatagagttggtggtaggtcggttggctaatattactctgtagtcgaccctgctagagcggatcagagaggggcagttgacagacgctcagttacaaagggttagagagaatgtcttagcgagaGTAGCTAAAGACTATTcagtttctgaggttggtttacttcggtatcagggacggatttgtgttccagctgatgagaggatcaaacgagagatactagatgagtctcatacgatgccgtactcacttcattcgggtaccacgaagatgtatcaagatttgcagactttatattggtggcccgggatgaagagggatgtggttgagtacgttgccagatacttaacctgtcagcaggtaaaagctgagcatcagcgaccagcagggttgctttagtctttgggtattcctgaatggaaatgggaggacattattatggattttgtgggaggtttgcccaggacagtaggacttcatgattccgtgtgggtaatagtagaaagatacaccaagtcagcccatttccttccagtgaggtcgacatacactgtggatcagtatgccgagttgtatgtgagggatatcgtacgtctccatggggttcctaagtctattgtgtcagaccgggatcctatcttcacttccaagttctggggtggtttgtagaaagccctggggactcagttgaagttcagtacagcctttcatcctcagactgatggacagtctgagaggacaatccaggtattggaggatatgctcagagcgtgtgtgattgactttgagggttcatggagtaagtatcttccgttgattgagttctcgtataacaatagctatcattcaatgattggagtggctccctatgagatgttgtatgggaggaagtgtagatcgcccattcattgggatgagatgggtgagaggaggtatttggggccagatatggttcagaagacatgtgaggccatagagaagatccgggctagaatgctcgcatcccagagtaggcagaaaagctacgctgatcctaagcgtagggatgtggagttccaagttggggatcacgtctttctccgagtttcaccattgcgaggggtgaggaggttttcCAAGAAGggtaagttaagccctagattcattggcccatttgagatcctggaaagggttGGTCAGGTAGCTTATAGGTTAaatttgccaccatcgttgtttggagttcatgatgtattccatgtctccatgcttcgaaagtatgtctcagaggtgactcatgtgttgaggcatgaagatttTGAGTTAcaagcagatttggcttatgaggagcaaccagttcagatcttggatcggaaagataaagtattgcggaataagatgattcctctggttaaagtgctgtggaggaatagtaaggtcgaagaggcgacctcGGAGATTAAggcagcgatgcgggatcagtatcccgagttgttcaggtaaatttcgaggacgaaattctcattaggaggggatagttgtaacgacccaaattcactaataaggcttaagggccttgattagcgtgcctggagggcataatgggaattatgtgtgattttaattattaagatgcatgattatgagttaaacacatgttatatgactacttgagtatttgagatgcatgactatgtgtattagtatgcatgtaggccctgattaggttagaagggcataatcgtaattttggccattatgggcataactgctttgatatatgtgataattgtcgagagcacattattatgtggatatatctgtgatttgtgactcgagacgatcctagtgagcaaagtagcaaaAAAGtaatggcggggatttatacccggctcggggtgagcttaggggtataaatgggaatttagcgaatatataggagtctattttgacattgaggaatattattggtgattaattaggtatcgggaattaaatgggaaatattagagacactcgaggagttagcgggaattgggtaaaatgactaaaatgcccttaaatGGACTAAAggtttagaaataaaggggagggcattagggtcatttggcatgtAAGGAATATATATGTTGAggttttatgttagtgggatttgtagaatattgtagaagtctgaaaaagaaagaaaaggaagggaaaagaaaggagggaaaacagagagagttctctaggtcggtCCATGTTttcttcacctgtttcttgaggatttctggagtaaagctcagaggagagctgggataaactaagcatcaaggattctaagttaagtgtggggaattgacaagggtttagcagggttaggccatcacttgaggtaacgTTTTGTAATTTCTTCAGTTGCTAGTTTTGTTTCtgaactatggtgtataagctAAGTTTGATGAGGAACTTTGGGGAAATTTAGGGCAAAAGTTAAGGAGAAGCAGGCCAAGGAGAtctagagacagcttgtggtcgaaatcctatcaaatgtataaagtctaaactctaactttgttgttcagctggtttttactgagttttagagcttaggagtggctattgtgaattctgagtttgtggatgcatgtgcttgagttctaggtatttgggatgcttgggatgagtggagtatgttcataaggttgtttttgagtttaggtaggagttggaagaggtttggttgaggttggttcgagaaaatcgcagaagaggaAAATTGGAGCTGgtctgcctgtgactagcgctacagcgctagcctttgggcactgtagtgcTAGGCCATAATGTTGAGGGgattttggctctgtttgtagcactgtagcgccctcccatgagtgctgtagcgctaccctgccttctgaaggggattttggagttatttgcaagggcttttgacctagggttccaccaccttgttgggtggaactaggacttcccgggggctcgggattagccccggggctaggttttggacttgagggttgatgataactttggcccatgattgtgtttaggtgagcgctagtgctcgagggggatcgtactcaaggagtcgagggatcaaagctagtgaattgaaaggtaagaaaactgcacccgattacatgttgtgatgggactaagtgctcccgagaattgtatcgtgtcaatgatggtattacgccatgggacatgtaaagcgaCCTAAGAGGGCcgtacatagtatttgcgcacagggcgcagcttggccactggtagccgagaatattcacCGAGCTCGACGTAaacgggccggagtcagtgggataacggagggagcagcctgagagcgctagccctagttatcatttgtgcagtgatatgtgaTGTAAATTCatatgcttagtatgttgaatacttggacATGCTGAATGATTACATGTGTTAAGAACTTGTGATGCAATGTGGGTTATGGATttgtctattgattgcttatgctctattgttatgtttccttgctgggccttggctcacgggtgctacgtggtgcaggtaaagacaaaggcaagctggaccaagcctgagatggagagctccgaggtggaatgtacatagccagtcgttcgatcatcatggtcgaggagtggatcaggacagggattacctaaccgcttgttttgccttagtatggctggttattgtatctgaatcttataacttttgtaaacgatctttgaacttgtatttttgggatctcgtgtaaacaattaatgtttcttaatgaaaatgtggcttttgagaccaaacctttttaaaccctagttcctttacagtctCATTAACACGATTTTGTTTaactgacttgattagcaagtctggcactttataaacacacagtgtaatggtcttggctatccagggcgttacaatttttcTGTCACAACCCGTGCCCTAGGCTGTGGCAGagttgtaatatccataacttgggtggttaAAGGTCGAACTTTGACCCTtggtggaaaatagtctttataaattatttattaatttattttaaatattactataattataagtcaagacaatggaataactcctataattatatatgaaaatattatggataaaagtaggatcatttatcttaatacatagaacaataatatcctCACAattatgtagtcaccaaacagttaaatttaataagtcataaaacaccaaaataatacttagcatccaccattcctcatttcTAACTGTTACATAGCTAATTTAGATATACAGACTGATAGGTTCCAAATTAAATACAAAATGTTAAAAAGATAGGACTAGGGTGCTAAACACATTAGGTTCAGCGATAATTCACCTTATCCACAATTTGCGTCACTAGGATCCTAgaatgggagagatatagggggtgagcttataaagccgaGTAAGAAAGCAACTAATAACATAGGACTCAAAAGTTCAATaaaaacccctgcatggttagctttttaaaacaaaacatacatcatcatgtataaaccaaaatagagagaaaccataaataatcataagagcatagcttccagtgcacatcacaccgtccactagaccCCTAGTTCCTGTTACCCACCAAGAAaatccgacatcctaaaccgggtagccggacctgataaccaccacaatggggaggctcagaacacttcatgtatacagatgctaggtctttacacctacaggtgagtggacacctgatctacctatgatgacacagagactaggtcgtgaaacaacaacatgcacaaatcatgatcactatggctctcatcgatataaccaaatgcaggtaaacatgaaaagaaataaacatattccctttttattttagaaaattgggcagcataacagctgcatttgtataaaacccaaaaatcataacttgCATAATTAAGtgaacaaaataatatatttggcactcagtgtCCTCAGAACAGAACATAAAACAAGCAGATTAAGTTTtccatttttcaaacattttataaatatccaAATTGGAATATGTTAATGTAATTCAATAAGAGTACAACaagtccaatagtcaagttgagtcgCTACCTCTTAAGAATTTTCAGTCTGAGCCCCAAGCGACACTCCCAAGCTTAACGATTATCCTAGAGTGAATTCAATTGGATCTATATATCATGATTTTCCTACGAGCAtcaaatgagcaaacgattatcattattgaattccttattcaaaatcgtgtccaacgacatataatatgaccatatttaaaatttcaagtttcgaaacctcacccaagcggtgcacacTAGCAGTTGGTAGCGGTACCGGGAACgtcgacgaatatatgcatggcatatatcaaaatgatcctcTTGAGTAGTACATCACGGAAGTACAGCCCCTTTGCCCAACTAACCTCCGATGTCGCCGAAAAATGCCTCCAAAGgggcggagatacccaaaattTTGCCGAAGAAAAATGGTGAGTTGACTGAAATGACTTAGTGGGCAACGCTCCTCCCTTCACGCTGGTTCCAATGGTGCCACCCACTCACCGAACAGAGGTCTGGGTTCGCCGGAAAGTGTGGTCAAAGTTTTGACGACGAAACTTTGACTGCTCAGTTCGTGTGCGTCTTAAGTCCGATGGCCTTGAGGTTTTGGGGATGAGGTTGTCGCTGCCCACTGGTGCTCAAGCTCTGGCGTATGGTAGCAAAAGGGAACTCTGGCAAAGGCTGTGTGATACCCCGACGTGGGTTGTTGcagagagaaaaaagaagaaaaagaagaagaagaagaagaagaagaagaaggagaaggagaagttCTTGGGagaaaaaggaaaaggaaagaaaaagaaaagaaaagaaataaaagaaaaaagaaaatctgacaaatattaaaataagtgggtcccaccacttaaaaaaaattattattacttatttattttttgagtctTCACAGGTGGTCTCTCAAATATCACTGGGTTTATTAGCTATACTATCCTATCCTATTTATCTGGTCATTGTAATTGTAGTGTTTTATGTGTTGTGTTGAACCTAACACAACCATGCACTCAGCTTCTATGGTTGATATAGCCACTACCGTTTGGAGATTAGTCTTCAAACTTGCACAATTGCCTATGACTTTAAACACATAACAAGTTAAGGATCTTCTAGTGTCAACATTTGCTGCATAATTAAAGTCTGCACAACTTATTACAAGAGTCTTTGAGTTAATGATCCTTTAATGTACCTTAGGATCCATTTGTGTGTTGTGCCATGTGCTTGTCTTGGTTCTGCCATAATCCTGCCAACAACACTCATAGCATGACCCAAATCAAATCTTATATAGACCAAAGCATACATAAAGAAGCCAATTTTATTGGTGTAAAAAACCTTTTACATGTGTTTCCTTTCTTATCAGTCTTTAGTGCATGTGACTGAAAAAAGTTTAAATGATTTACAAATGGAGTTGAAACCCCATTGTAAATCTTCCAAGAACTTTTCTGAGGTATTTCTTATGAGACAACATGATTACACCTAATCTCTCCCTTTTTATTTGAATCTTAAGTATTCTGCTACCTGGTCTCAAATTTATTTTCATTTCCAATTCACCATTCAAttactatatcataaacatatatatatatataatagcaaGTATATATCTAATTGTTAAAATAAACACAAGGTTCATAACTGCTTTTAGTTAAACAAATGTTAGTTGTAAACTCACCAAACCGGATGTTCCATTGCCTTGGAGCCTCCTTTAACCCATTCAAAGATTTTTTTAACAAACAAGCTTGATCATGATTTCcattagagctgtaaatacgggccgggcttttgagcacagcacgaaaccggcacgagcccgAGAAGCACGAGCAtgacacggcacgaaaaaatatgggcttgggccaggcatggcacgaaaaaatatgggcttgggccaggcacggcacgacacgggcttagcacgacacggcacgacaagcccgaaggcacgacacgaaagcatgaacaaactagcccgaaggcacgacacgaaagcatgaacaaactagcccgaaagcacgacacgataaaaaacctgatattttgacattaataatcataataaatttttatttgtcaataattaataaattaaaatgataatatatgtcttattcttttcaatgtttatatttttataattatattaatttattttaagatttgttagttaaatttttagtatttattagtaggtattaaaattctaataattatctttgatataattttgtgtaaaatattgttaaaaaatatataaaaatatctaaaattataatttaaacaatgaaatgtatttggtttggtagtaagtccattgatggttaaagaggaggtgaaAGGTTTAATTCTCCATCGtcacattttttagcaaaaaaaaagtgggcccaaatttgggcccaaaTATAGAAATTGGGCCTAAAAGTGAgcccgaatatagaaagtgggccggcccgaataaggaaagtgggccggcccgacttGGGCTCGACACGGCACaagcacggcacgacatgggccgtgctgagcctactctttcaaaaatgggccggGCCCGACCCGGCCCGAATTTAtcggaggcacgaaaaatgtgggccgggccgggcggcccacatttacagctctaattTCCATTATAAGAACCTTCAAGTTGTTTGTGAATATTTCTTCAACTTTTCCATGTAGGAAAGTCATTTTTACATTAATTTGGTCCACCTCTAACTTGAACTTAACTTCTTTGGCCGTTATAACTCCACTAGATGTTTGTGTTTACCATAGGTGAAAATATATCAATGAAATCTACTCCCTCTTCCTCAGTGAAGCCCTTGGCAACCAATCTAGCTTTTAACCTCTCTTTCTCAAGTCTTGGTATGCCTTCCTTTTTCTTAAATATCCATTTGCATCCAACAAGCACTACAACATTTTGGACTTTATATGGtattaaaaaatgatatttttcaaaaagtgCTATTGTTTTAGATATTAATACTGCTTATTGGGCCGGTATATATTACAACTAAATATTGGGTTCTAAAAAAATTTTGAGTAGTAGGCCtacaataatttttttcttttttcctatCTTTGTCATAGAATCTCTCTCAATCTTCCCCGACCTCTCTCTCACCAATGATCTCCTTCTCACTTCACGAcattatatgtatttatatttcaaaaattgagaaaaaaaaaattgcatctcacatgtatttttgtaattttttcttattttaaaagATACAACAAATTTGCCGAGCAGTTGGTAGTATCATCCTCCGAGAAACGGCGCATTTTTTAACATTTGTAAATTAATGAGTGTTCTGCAAGAAGCTCTCCGAAAGAAAGCTTATTATGTATTACACAAGGAGTTGGACACAAAGCAAGTACAACTTggatactaataataataatgcatcACCATGAAACTAAGTAAATGAAGGCACTAAGACCTTCTTAGTAGTCTCATGCCGAGCTTTCATTATATATTATGCAGTTGTTGCATAAAGACAACAGACCCCTTATTTAAGACAGTACACAACAGACCCCATATTATGCATATCTATGTACACCAGATGATCTGGTGTGTTTCAGAGTTGCACTTTTAATAACCTGGGATGTCCACCAGCTCCATCTTCGCCACATCAGACAGGTCGGGCGCGGAGGCAATGAGACACTCTCTCTTGCCGTCCGGGGAACGACTCTTGCAGAACATCTGGTTTTCATGGTTGCGGTATGCAACTTCGTTCTCGTCGAGTTTCACCGGAAGGAACAGCATGTTAGCATCTTCGTCGCACGGACAACTGTCGTCGGAGGCAAAGATCCAGTTGGATGTGGGGCTGCGCTTCCAGAAATGTCCGGTCGCAATGGATTTTATGCGGACTAATCCATCGCGAGCGCTGACTAACTCATGTGCTATAGTTTTGTCGCTCAGTTCAGTGGCAGTGAACTGCAGATAAGTTAGGCCATGGATCTGAGTGGCGCTCAGATATTTATTATCGCTGCTCCGCCTGAAGGCCACGATTTGGCGACGAGGCTGAGTAATTGAGATGGTAGCCATTGcgattgtttttttttcttctttccgaGTATATATGTTCTATAAGCTAACTTGATTCGCTGAATAAGTTTGGTACGTATTTATAGGGAAAATATTTGaacttaaaatattaatttgatGATGGACATAAATAACATTATtgtatatttttccaattaactTAAAAGGAATATATCCATTTTTGTctccctcaaaaaaaaaaaaaaaaacacacatttGCTATACTTTATTTTGGCAAAATACAAAGTTAGTACATTACAATAATGATTATCGGGTATATATCTTTTAATTTGAAATCCCACCTACATTGATACCTTAGCCTTAAATTTGGTCACAAGTTAGAGAGTAGCAAATTGGTATATTCCCAGATACCTAATGATCATTATTGATAATATCGGATACCAAAATGtgtataattttaaattattcgGTACATGATAATCATTATCGAGAGCATAAAATAGCAAACTTATATGTTATAAAAACAAATGATACCAAATATGTATATTTCCtaacttaattaataaatttatttatatttatatataacattaaaaattattatttataatttatgatACGATGGATGTAGTtctattattatttgaaaaactgTCGGTatttttaaagaatttttttcataaaaatataaattttttcta contains the following coding sequences:
- the LOC133792566 gene encoding uncharacterized protein LOC133792566 — encoded protein: MATISITQPRRQIVAFRRSSDNKYLSATQIHGLTYLQFTATELSDKTIAHELVSARDGLVRIKSIATGHFWKRSPTSNWIFASDDSCPCDEDANMLFLPVKLDENEVAYRNHENQMFCKSRSPDGKRECLIASAPDLSDVAKMELVDIPVLVGCKWIFKKKEGIPRLEKERLKARLVAKGFTEEEGVDFIDIFSPMVNTNI